In bacterium, a single genomic region encodes these proteins:
- a CDS encoding response regulator, which produces MARRPKAAAAPKQAEPKKRAEISVLVVDDEMNLTLAMRRLLSAEGYRTETANSGDEALRKAREAHYDVIFLDVNMPGMNGLETFVKLGEAAPQSAVVMITGYGKTLKAVIEEARSLGVRAVIDKPFKINQITEAIRAIIPHAD; this is translated from the coding sequence ATGGCCAGAAGACCGAAGGCGGCCGCGGCGCCGAAGCAGGCGGAGCCCAAGAAGCGCGCCGAGATCTCCGTCCTGGTGGTCGACGACGAGATGAACCTCACGCTCGCCATGCGGCGGCTGCTCTCGGCCGAGGGGTACCGGACGGAGACCGCCAACTCCGGCGACGAGGCGCTGCGCAAGGCGCGGGAGGCGCACTACGACGTCATCTTCCTCGACGTGAACATGCCGGGGATGAACGGGCTCGAGACGTTCGTCAAGCTCGGCGAGGCCGCGCCGCAGAGCGCCGTCGTGATGATCACCGGCTACGGCAAGACCCTCAAGGCCGTCATCGAGGAGGCCCGCTCGCTCGGCGTGCGGGCGGTGATCGACAAGCCGTTCAAGATCAACCAGATCACCGAGGCGATCCGCGCGATCATCCCCCACGCGGACTAG
- a CDS encoding extracellular matrix/biofilm biosynthesis regulator RemA family protein — translation MAITLVNIGFGNVVVVERIVAVVHPGSSPARRLKEDARESGRLVDATQGRRTRSILVTDSNHVILSAVQGETIAQRLAPPAAGRPEPA, via the coding sequence GTGGCCATCACGCTCGTGAACATCGGCTTCGGCAACGTCGTCGTGGTCGAACGCATCGTCGCCGTCGTCCACCCGGGCTCCTCTCCCGCGCGCCGGCTCAAGGAGGACGCCCGCGAGAGCGGCCGGCTCGTCGACGCGACGCAGGGGCGGCGCACGCGCTCGATCCTCGTCACCGATTCCAACCACGTGATCCTGTCCGCGGTGCAGGGCGAGACCATCGCGCAGCGCCTCGCCCCGCCGGCCGCGGGCCGGCCCGAGCCGGCCTAG